The following is a genomic window from Sphingobacterium spiritivorum.
GATAAGAATTCCCTTAATAAGATTTCTCCTTTCCATCAATCTTTTTATGCTGAGGTCCCTGAGGTTTTTTAGTAGCATTTTATTGTTAGCAATAGTAGTTAAAATATGGTATGTTCGGTACGGTACTGGTAAATAGAGGTATTATTCCCGGTAAACTTATATAAGTAAACCAGACTGATCTATATTTCTATAAATTCCAATTAATTGAAATACTTTCCCCTATCCGCCCACAAAAATATAGTACTGATCTGAATTATACAATAAGGATTGATAGAATAACTATATTATTATTTCTCCTCATTATTAGTATACTTGTATATGAGTAAGATCAAAAATAGTCAGGAAAAGAGAAGCGTAGAGATAACTTCAAAATACTTTGATTTTTTAGATCATCATGTAGATGATGTCGTAAACGGACGTACTGACGAATTCATGGAACTCAATCAGATCGCAAGCGCACTGGCAGTATCACATACGCACCTCACAGATACAATTCAGAAGGAAAAAGGAAATCATCCCTGCCATTTCTATGATGAAAAGATCATCGAAAAAGCAAAAGCATTATTAACGGAGACGAGCCTTCCGGTCGCACATATAGCGATGAGACTTACATACGATCCTTCTAATTTTTCCAAGTTCTTCAAAAAATGGACAGGTATGACCCCGGGAAATTTTCGTAATTCCGGCACAAAGTAAGTATCCTGCCAAAACTTCCGAAAAGTTCACCATATCACTCTGATTTTCATTACAGAACTTTGCCATACAAACAAATTAAAAATCTTATGGCAAGAAATGATTTAAAAGGAAAAGTAGTATTAATAGCTGGCGGAGGTAAAAACCTCGGCGGACTGTTGAGCCGGAATTTTGCAAGTCAGGGAGCAAAAATAGCCATCCACTTTAATAGCGAGAGCACAAAAGCC
Proteins encoded in this region:
- a CDS encoding helix-turn-helix domain-containing protein, which translates into the protein MSKIKNSQEKRSVEITSKYFDFLDHHVDDVVNGRTDEFMELNQIASALAVSHTHLTDTIQKEKGNHPCHFYDEKIIEKAKALLTETSLPVAHIAMRLTYDPSNFSKFFKKWTGMTPGNFRNSGTK